From one Planococcus citri chromosome 3, ihPlaCitr1.1, whole genome shotgun sequence genomic stretch:
- the LOC135840030 gene encoding putative fatty acyl-CoA reductase CG5065, giving the protein MADESQVCSFYEGKKILITGATGFMGKVLVWKLLHSCHKLDTIYVLIRSKYGKSPMSRKSGFFGSLIFNDFKKNNPEILAKVVLVSGDVGEEGLGLSDKDRKLLIDDVSVVFHSAAILKMNLDLRTAVTINTIGTIRMLDLARQMKKLQAFVHVSTAFCCCENSAIEEKIYPSKHNAYDIIKLVQWMDPEILEKITPKLIHPSPNTYIYSKRLSESVLQNYASEVPIIVARPSIVIGSFKEPLEGWCDTFNGPVGFFVAGARGVIRTTLMNMRSKTDVIPADMAINSIVILPWANQREELLNQISVYNITQNSYEDLTWLGMKKYLTCSFLKYPFDTILWYPNLGYTEDSVVVYKIKDIFLHYLPAYVIDFALKLAGQKPFLINIHDRIHQAENLLTYFTRKQWIFVHDKVLQLEQILNDTDRKLFPVNMKDISDFQSYMDDILVSCKTRIFKEDMKMIGKAKRTLKIMYAVDKIVLVLKYYLLWKILMAIFNVIMVIFNHTN; this is encoded by the exons atggccgACGAATCGCAAGTGTGCTCGTTTTACGAGGGTAAAAAAATACTGATCACTGGAGCGACTGGATTTATGGGTAAAGTATTGGTGTGGAAGTTATTGCACAGCTGTCACAAACTGGATACAATTTACGTACTCATCAGATCCAAGTATGGTAAAAGTCCGATGTCTCgtaaatcaggattttttggaTCACTG atttttaatgatttcaaaaaaaataatccagaaATACTCGCTAAAGTGGTACTTGTTAGCGGTGATGTCGGCGAAGAAGGATTAGGATTATCCGATAAAGATCGTAAGCTGTTGATTGATGATGTATCCGTTGTGTTTCATAGCGCtgctattttaaaaatgaacttggattTACGTACGGCTGTTACAATAAATACTATTGGAACTATAAGAATGTTGGATTTGGCGCgacagatgaaaaaattacag gcaTTTGTTCATGTTTCTACTGCATTTTGTTGTTGTGAAAATAGcgcaattgaagaaaaaatttacccaTCGAAACATAACGCTTACGATATCATTAAGCTTGTTCAATGGATGGACCctgaaatattggaaaaaataacaccCAA attAATACATCCTTCACCTAACACATATATCTATTCGAAACGACTATCCGAATCTGTACTTCAAAATTACGCATCTGAAGTACCCATCATTGTGGCAAGGCCAAGTATAG TCATCGGATCTTTCAAAGAACCATTAGAAGGATGGTGTGATACGTTCAATGGACCTGTAGGATTTTTCGTAGCTGGAGCCAGAGGTGTAATACGAACCACTCTGATGAATATGCGCAGCAAAACAGACGTAATACCTGCTGACATGGCCATCAATAGTATCGTAATTCTGCCTTGGGCAAATCAACGAGAAGAATT attaaacCAAATCAGTGTGTATAACATCACGCAAAATTCATACGAAGATTTAACTTGGCTTGGCATGAAGAAGTATCTGACatgcagttttttaaaatatccgTTTGATACGATACTCTGGTATCCGAATTTAGGTTACACGGAGGATAGCGTTGTAGTGTACAAGATTAAAGATATTTTTCTGCATTATTTACCCGCCTACGTAATCGATTTCGCTTTAAAGCTAGCTGGCCAAAAACCTTT TTTGATCAACATACACGATAGAATTCACCAAGCTGAAAACTTGCTGACATATTTTACTCGAAAACAATGGATATTTGTGCATGATAAAGTATTACAACTGGAGCAAATTCTAAATGATACTGATAGGAAGCTTTTTCCGGTGAACATGAAGGATATAAGCGATTTTCAAAGTTACATGGATGATATTTTGGTATCGTGCAAGACGCGCATATTCAAAGAAGATATGAAAATGATCGGTAAAGCGAAAagaacattaaaaat aatgtATGCCGTGGATAAAATCGTTCTTGTCTTAAAATACTACTTGCTTTGGAAAATTCTTATGGCCATTTTTAATGTGATTATGGTTATATTTAATCATACGAACTAA
- the LOC135839001 gene encoding chromobox protein homolog 1-like — protein sequence MGSGNKSDDKSSEAEEEYSVEKILDKRTRSGKVEYYLKWKGYDDDENTWEPVENLDCPALIAEFEENYKRKNDESSSKRKRAPQTPPVTSTTVTKQKKIEKPSENRGFSRGLEAEKIVGATESDGVLQFLIKWKNCEEVDTVVAKEANQKCPQIVIDFYEERLTWHNIENGKVPSK from the coding sequence ATGGGCAGCGGTAACAAATCCGATGATAAAAGCAGCGAAGCCGAAGAAGAATATTCGGTCGAGAAAATCCTCGATAAACGTACTCGTAGCGGTAAAGTGGAATATTATCTGAAATGGAAAGGTTACGATGACGACGAGAACACCTGGGAACCGGTGGAAAACCTAGATTGTCCAGCTCTGATAGCCGAATTCGAAGAAAACTATAAACGAAAAAACGACGAATCGAGCAGCAAACGTAAACGAGCCCCGCAGACACCTCCGGTCACCTCGACCACCGTCActaagcagaaaaaaatcgaaaaaccgtCCGAAAATCGTGGTTTCTCACGTGGCTTAGAAGCTGAGAAAATCGTCGGCGCTACCGAATCGGACGGCGTTCTGCAATTTCTCATCAAGTGGAAAAATTGCGAAGAAGTTGATACCGTCGTGGCTAAAGAAGCGAATCAGAAATGTCCTCAGATCGTCATCGATTTCTACGAAGAAAGGCTTACATGGCATAATATAGAAAATGGCAAAGTACCCTCGAAGTAA
- the Dlic gene encoding cytoplasmic dynein 1 light intermediate chain 2, translated as MLNNMSENLWISILSEVRQKATSKLPSNKSLLVLGDIGCGKTTVIAKLQGVEDPKKGSGLEYAYIDVRDEYRDDHTRLGAWILDGDQSLSFLLKYALNEETYPDVTIMFVVSMTTPWNILDQLQSWAVILQDHIDKLKISSHDLEEYRNKCIRKWNEYVEHGDDTDMDVALKRSSRNLEEEQEVLEIGEGILTRNLGLDVIVVVTKTDYMVTLEKDHDYRDEHFDFIQQWIRRFCLQYGAALFYTSAKEDKNCDLLYKYLTHRIYGFPFQAPALIVEKDAVFIPSGWDNMKKISILFENLMSMKPDDYYRNVISPPVAARKTVVREVEVHAEDEQSFLQRQYDLLQGTNSPGGLPKLEVTQSRSSPGVQKTGDRRLSNSSSIQTPLSGSKKIDPTKPGSANPGEGILATFFNSLLHKKVGGSPRNPNDTGGSLSATPQTSSTTLRTDAAAELDRLAARKLQFNTSTPNSTKDTSLTPNRSMSQDPPPDGSEC; from the exons ATGTTAAACAACATGTCTGAAAATTTATG GATTTCCATCTTGTCCGAAGTCCGACAAAAGGCCACTTCCAAGTTACCGTCTAATAAATCCTTGCTGGTATTAG GAGATATAGGTTGTGGTAAAACGACAGTGATTGCTAAACTGCAAGGTGTCGAGGATCCGAAGAAGGGTTCCGGATTAGAATATGCTTACATCGATGTTCGTGACGAATACAGAGATG ATCACACGAGACTTGGAGCCTGGATCCTTGACGGAGATCAATCGTTATCGTTCTTACTTAAATACGCCCTGAACGAAGAAACGTACCCTGATGTAACCATCATGTTCGTCGTATCGATGACTACACCTTGGAATATTTTAGACCAGTTACAAAGTTGGGCTGTCATATTACAAGACCATATCGATAAACTGAAAATATCTAGTCATGATTTAGAAGAATATCGCAATAAAT GTATTCGAAAATGGAACGAATACGTCGAACATGGAGACGATACAGATATGGATGTTGCGTTAAAACGAAGCTCGAGGAATCTCGAAGAGGAACAGGAAGTATTAGAGATCGGCGAAGGCATCCTTACTCGTAACTTAGGCTTGGATGTGATAGTTGTTGTCACCAAG ACGGATTACATGGTAACTTTGGAGAAAGATCACGACTACAGAGACGAACATTTCGATTTCATTCAGCAATGGATTCGTAGATTTTGCTTGCAATATGGCGCTGCGTTATTTTACACGTCCGCTAAAGAAGATAAAAACTGTGATTTATTATATAAATATTTAACGCATAGAATTTACGGGTTCCCTTTTCAAGCTCCTGCTTTGATTGTCGAGAAAGATGCAGTATTTAT ACCTTCGGGATGGGATAACATGAAGAAAATATCGATCTTGTTTGAAAATCTCATGAGTATGAAACCCGATGATTATTACAGAAACGTGATATCACCACCAGTTGCAGCTAGAAAG ACGGTTGTTAGAGAGGTCGAAGTTCATGCTGAAGATGAACAAAGCTTTTTGCAAAGACAATACGATCTGTTACAAGGAACCAATTCACCGGGTGGACTTCCAAAGCTGGAAGTAACTCAATCACGTAGTTCACCAGGTGTGCAAAAAACTGGCGATAGAAGGCTGAGTAATTCTTCATCTATTCAGACGCCTTTAAGTGGCTCTAAAAAG ATTGATCCGACCAAGCCTGGTAGTGCAAATCCAGGCGAAGGtattttagcaacttttttcaattccttGTTGCATAAAAAAGTCGGAGGATCGCCTCGAAATCCGA ACGATACAGGTGGTTCATTATCAGCTACACCTCAAACAAGCTCGACAACACTACGAACAGATGCGGCAGCCGAATTGGATAGATTAGCAGCTCGTAAATTGCAATTCAATACATCGACTCCTAATTCCACCAAAGATACGTCGCTGACGCCAAACAGAAGCATGTCGCAGGATCCGCCACCCGATGGCTCCGAGTGTTAa
- the LOC135840400 gene encoding uncharacterized protein LOC135840400, giving the protein MVQSTCIACETSRGSNPSVFNFTLPKEETTRRMWLENCNIDPNSNLSPYSRLCMNHFSADDVIGNDKRKALKRNAVPFIHDRPDTNCNESSQQQNSGMVNVESDTESIPCEATSNPSDISSSEENIVPQSRIDLTIPQTLTSSFQSTRTRCADGLRVAKVFSTVDLNPPKSRLKHSDLKEALKRETVEIRRLRKSNRLIKKQLEDFRKLIDELLRRNLVTPEGRRMIEEFRRRNAESLENQH; this is encoded by the exons ATGGTTCAAAGTACTTGTATCGCTTGTGAAACAAGTCGTGGAAGCAATCCTTCGGTATTCAACTTCAC ACTTCCAAAAGAAGAAACAACCAGGAGAATGTGGTTGGAAAACTGTAATATTGATCCAAACTCGAATTTATCTCCCTATTCAAGACTATGCATGAACCATTTCTCTGCTGACGATGTGATTGGTAACGATAAACGAAAAGCATTGAAGAGAAACGCTGTTCCATTCATTCACGACAG GCCAGATACTAACTGCAACGAATCGTCTCAACAGCAGAATTCCGGAATGGTTAACGTTGAATCGGATACAGAAAGTATCCCATGTGAAGCAACTTCCAATCCTTCTGATATTTCTTCGAGTGAAGAAAACATCGTCCCACAGTCGCGCATAGACTTAACTATTCCACAAACTTTGACATCTtcgtttcaaa GCACGAGAACACGTTGTGCAGATGGATTACGTGTTGCTAAAGTTTTCAGTACAGTAGACTTGAACCCTCCCAAATCTAGACTAAAACATTCAGATCTTAAAGAAGCACTTAAGAGAGAAACAGTCGAAATTCGTCGTTTACGAAAGAGCAATCGCCTAATCAAGAAACAGTTGGAAGATTTTCGAAAACTGATCGACGAGTTGCTAAGAAGAAATTTGGTTACACCAGAAGGAAGGCGTATGATAGAA gaaTTCAGACGAAGGAATGCTGAATCCCTCGAGAATCAGCATTAA